One stretch of Hydrogenovibrio kuenenii DSM 12350 DNA includes these proteins:
- a CDS encoding glucosaminidase domain-containing protein has protein sequence MKFIKFLSLLVVCFSLFSCHQIESQETNENQTATPVPALPPLKSFDKNAIAKEILSPAPNFSKIQIGAKRKQAFFNFLTPLVYYANEQILADRAHLLSVLKRVEILTETDKQWLSQLAERYKLKTFDPSQSKDRLMLKKRVDIIPIPLALAQAANETAWGTSRFAKQGNNYFGQWCYKQGCGLVPKQRDEDANHEVKRFQHPFFSVQDYLKNLNTHASYQLLRQIRYQERQQNRKPSAIEMTQGLINYSARKEVYVKALQHMIRYNKLSRFNQYTIAENAPSN, from the coding sequence ATGAAATTTATTAAATTTTTAAGCCTTTTAGTCGTCTGTTTCAGCTTATTCAGCTGTCACCAAATAGAGTCTCAAGAAACTAACGAAAATCAAACGGCCACCCCCGTACCGGCTTTGCCTCCGTTAAAATCATTTGACAAGAACGCTATTGCAAAAGAAATTCTGTCTCCTGCGCCAAATTTTAGCAAAATACAGATTGGGGCAAAGCGTAAGCAAGCTTTTTTCAACTTTCTAACACCATTGGTTTACTACGCAAACGAACAAATTTTAGCGGACAGAGCTCATTTACTCTCTGTACTAAAAAGGGTTGAAATACTTACTGAAACTGACAAACAATGGCTATCTCAATTAGCAGAGCGGTACAAGCTAAAAACATTCGATCCTTCACAATCAAAAGACCGATTAATGCTCAAAAAACGTGTCGATATCATACCTATTCCACTGGCACTTGCCCAAGCCGCCAATGAAACGGCATGGGGAACCTCCCGTTTTGCGAAACAAGGCAATAATTACTTTGGCCAATGGTGCTATAAACAAGGATGTGGTCTTGTCCCGAAACAGCGTGATGAAGATGCCAACCACGAAGTAAAACGCTTTCAACATCCATTCTTTTCAGTACAGGACTACCTGAAAAACCTAAATACTCATGCAAGCTACCAATTGCTTCGCCAAATACGTTATCAGGAACGCCAACAAAACCGTAAACCTTCTGCCATCGAGATGACGCAGGGATTAATTAATTATTCCGCTAGAAAAGAAGTATATGTAAAAGCATTGCAACACATGATTCGTTACAATAAACTTTCTCGTTTTAACCAATATACCATTGCGGAAAACGCCCCCTCTAATTAG